The proteins below are encoded in one region of Synchiropus splendidus isolate RoL2022-P1 chromosome 13, RoL_Sspl_1.0, whole genome shotgun sequence:
- the zbtb41 gene encoding zinc finger and BTB domain-containing protein 41, whose protein sequence is MMMMKKRSPARPKHSSSVPDGSTASVPGCSPPPLPDSAPPSAHTTRHLTMSHYGHNLLKFLYEDRSRQRFCDVSVSVGGRLYSAHKVVLAHGSSYFHAELSKNPAMTQVTLDHVEESIFQHLLGFLYTSECVISETELQALTEAARFLDMMDILKLLCKDEDNRQANARQPEEGPEVEVTSCDSGIGPQMNIAVAPETAKDTETSGQKVPNTRRSTRKRVASNIKKDLMNTSEVAESTSEDVMSQQTPRQDTMVSCEEDDGEVEAATSAKERSPDETEAEEQAGGDADITSSKVEGSGAVYPDGLAPIVVTQTGGKKNLMCPKCDKTFDRAGKYKSHTRVHTGEKPFQCDICLQCYSTKSNMMVHKKKHSSDAPLRKKEHKCPFCFKLHASKKTLAKHVRRFHPDNIQEFLARQKKRKSEGWKCAVCFKTFTRRPHLEEHMILHTQDRPFKCSFCDEVFKSRFTRLKHQEKYHLGPFPCGICGRQFNDTGNLKRHIECTHGGKRKWTCGICGKSVRERTTLKEHMRIHSGEKPHLCSICGQSFRHGSSYRLHLRVHHDDKRYECDQCGKTFIRHDHLTKHQKIHSGEKAHQCEECGKCFRRHDHLSVHYRNVHLGEKVWQKYKTAVHQCDVCKKEFKGKSSLEMHFRTHSGEKPFKCPECHLTFRIKKTLTKHMVIHSDARPFSCPHCSATFKRKDKLKSHVDHVHSFTQQQGGNPGGDKAADSVEAYGSDADRNLKEGSSSDCVPITIIPVQISSPPPSDVSEGRGAQGHGVVTMPTPLQQQQRPGFQAPTDLAFLEKYTLAPQPANIVRPEQMLDTGQQQSYLGALLGLDTAPSVESHRPDLD, encoded by the exons atgatgatgatgaagaagagatCTCCTGCGCGTCCTAAACACAGCTCAAGCGTCCCTGATGGCTCCACTGCCAGCGTGCCAGGCTGCAGCCCCCCGCCCCTTCCTGACAGTGCTCCTCCGTCAGCTCACACCACAAGACATCTAACAATGTCCCACTACGGTCACAACCTCCTGAAGTTCCTGTACGAGGACCGGAGCAGACAGCGCTTCTGCGACGTGTCGGTGTCTGTCGGCGGGAGGCTCTACAGCGCCCACAAAGTAGTGCTGGCGCATGGCAGCAGCTACTTTCACGCTGAGCTATCCAAAAACCCTGCCATGACTCAGGTGACTCTGGATCATGTGGAGGAGTCTATTTTCCAGCACCTCCTGGGCTTCTTGTACACCTCAGAATGTGTCATTTCAGAGACGGAGCTGCAGGCTCTGACAGAAGCCGCCCGTTTCCTGGACATGATGGACATATTAAAGCTGCTATGCAAGGATGAAGATAACAGGCAGGCAAATGCACGGCAGCCGGAGGAAGGTCCTGAGGTGGAGGTGACCTCTTGTGACTCAGGGATTGGGCCTCAGATGAACATTGCTGTGGCACCAGAGACAGCAAAAGACACAGAAACATCAGGTCAAAAAGTTCCCAATACGCGCAGATCGACCCGAAAGAGAGTCGCTTCGAACATTAAAAAAGATCTTATGAACACATCTGAAGTAGCCGAGTCGACCAGCGAAGATGTCATGAGTCAGCAAACACCCAGACAAGACACCATGGTGAGttgtgaggaagatgatggtgaagtgGAGGCGGCGACCTCAGCTAAAGAAAGGAGTCCTGATGAGACGGAGGCAGAGGAACAGGCTGGCGGTGACGCCGATATCACGTCTTCAAAAGTGGAAGGCTCCGGCGCTGTGTACCCTGACGGTCTGGCGCCCATTGTCGTCACCCAAACTGGAGGGAAAAAGAATCTCATGTGTCCGAAATGTGACAAGACATTTGACCGAGCAG GGAAGTACAAGAGCCACACCAGGGTGCACACCGGAGAGAAGCCCTTCCAGTGTGACATCTGCCTGCAGTGCTACTCCACCAAGTCCAACATGATGGTTCACAAGAAGAAGCACAGCAGCGACGCGCCCCTCCGCAAGAAAGAGCACAAGTGTCCCTTCTGTTTCAAGCTCCACGCCAGCAAGAAGACCCTGGCCAAGCACGTGAGAAG GTTCCATCCGGACAACatccaggagtttctggctcgacagaagaagaggaagagtgaAGGCTGGAAATGTGCT GTTTGTTTCAAGACCTTCACCCGCAGACCTCACCTGGAGGAGCACATGATCCTTCACACACAGGACCGACCCTTCAAGTGCTCCTTCTGCGACGAGGTCTTCAAGTCCAGGTTCACCAGACTCAAGCATCAGGAAAAGTACCATTTAG GTCCCTTCCCCTGTGGGATCTGTGGGCGCCAGTTTAATGACACCGGCAACCTGAAGAGGCACATAGAATGTACTCATGGTGGAAAGCGAAAGTGGACCTGTGGAATTTGTGGGAAGTCTGTGAGAGAAAG AACCACCCTGAAGGAGCACATGAGGATCCACAGCGGGGAGAAGCCGCACCTCTGCAGCATCTGCGGCCAGAGCTTCCGTCACGGCAGCTCCTATCG GCTCCACCTGAGGGTCCACCACGACGACAAGCGCTACGAGTGCGACCAGTGTGGCAAGACCTTCATACGCCACGACCACCTGACCAAACACCAGAAAATACATTCAG GTGAAAAGGCACATCAGTGTGAGGAATGTGGGAAGTGCTTCAGGCGCCACGACCATCTCTCCGTTCACTACAGGAATGTTCATCTCGGGGAGAAAGTTTGGCAAAA GTATAAGACAgctgtgcatcagtgtgacgtCTGCAAAAAAGAATTTAAAGGGAAGTCGAGTCTGGAAATGCATTTCAGGACGCACTCGG GAGAGAAACCCTTCAAGTGTCCCGAGTGCCACCTGACCTTCAGGATCAAGAAGACCCTGACCAAGCACATGGTGATCCACTCGGACGCCCGGCCATTCAGCTGTCCTCACTGCAGCGCCACCTTCAAGAGAAAAGACAAACTGAAGTCGCACGTGGACCACGTGCACAGCTTCAcccagcagcagggagggaacCCAGGGGGGGACAAGGCGGCGGACTCAGTGGAAGCATACGGTTCCGACGCCGACCGCAACCTTAAGGAAGGCTCCTCCTCAGACTGTGTTCCGATTACCATCATTCCCGTCCAGATCAGCAGCCCGCCGCCCAGCGATGTGAGCGAGGGACGCGGCGCTCAGGGGCACGGCGTGGTGACCATGCCCAccccgctgcagcagcagcagaggcccGGCTTCCAGGCCCCCACTGACCTGGCCTTCCTAGAGAAGTACACGCTGGCCCCACAGCCCGCCAACATAGTCCGACCCGAACAGATGCTTGACACTGGCCAGCAGCAGTCGTACCTGGGGGCGCTGCTGGGACTGGACACTGCTCCTTCAGTGGAGAGCCACCGCCCTGACCTGGACTGA
- the LOC128769380 gene encoding complement factor H-like, giving the protein MHAAYLGVLCLICSSGALGAPGKRHCRVPPLNNGFLVPDQDVYTHGCQIGYRCDEGYKPAVEGWWQLVTCQDGKWSHKPQCIDETNCLPLPIPNGKYTVDEQPWFPDGFQLDTTCDTGYTHKSGLNLAVCDNGEWSRRPACEKKADACDDPPRMPNAVVVGQRYQAIYEQDTQLQYECEDGYTFEGAAPNKAIICRSGAWSSADPCVKKSTPNPDHSTSGGWSRPGGGSSSAVVDKEEAMTSTGKCGPPPVIPNGEVVLQTRSYIKYQCAAYYKTEDPFVFCLSSGSWSKIPTCKENFCLLETGKYARLENNGDIYLMHKETRRLLCSRGKYWNSYAEAECKDGALDVGECCTRTSLNLGIC; this is encoded by the exons ATGCATGCGGCATATTTGGGAGTGCTGTGCCTCATTTGCTCATCCGGAGCACTGGGTG CTCCGGGAAAGAGGCATTGTCGAGTGCCCCCTTTGAATAATGGCTTCCTCGTTCCTGACCAAGACGTTTACACTCACGGGTGCCAGATCGGTTATAGGTGTGATGAGGGATACAAACCGGCGGTGGAGGGTTGGTGGCAGTTGGTGACGTGTCAGGATGGGAAATGGTCTCATAAACCCCAGTGTATTG ACGAGACGAACTGTCTGCCTCTGCCCATCCCAAATGGGAAATACACTGTGGATGAACAGCCTTGGTTTCCAGATGGTTTTCAATTAGATACAACCTGCGACACTGGATACACACACAAGTCCGGGCTGAACCTTGCTGTCTGTGACAACGGGGAATGGTCCCGTCGACCTGCCTGTGAGA AGAAAGCAGACGCCTGCGATGACCCCCCGAGGATGCCGAACGCAGTGGTGGTCGGTCAGAGATACCAAGCTATATATGAGCAAGATACGCAACTCCAGTACGAATGTGAGGATGGCTACACTTTTGAAGGAGCAGCGCCCAATAAGGCCATCATCTGTAGATCTGGGGCGTGGTCGAGTGCGGACCCATGTG tCAAGAAAAGCACGCCAAATCCAGACCACTCTACTTCGGGCGGTTGGAGTCGACCAGGAG GAGGTTCTTCTAGCGCGGTGGTCGATAAAGAAGAAGCGATGACAAGTA CCGGCAAATGTGGACCGCCTCCTGTTATTCCAAACGGTGAAGTAGTTCTCCAGACCAGATCCTACATCAAATACCAGTGTGCTGCCTACTACAAGACAGAAGACCCGTTTGTTTTCTGCCTAAGCTCCGGATCCTGGTCCAAAATCCCCACTTGTAAAG AAAACTTTTGTTTGCTTGAGACTGGGAAGTATGCAAGACTGGAAAATAATGGTGATATATACCTGATGCACAAAGAGACGAGGAGACTGCTGTGTAGCAGGGGAAAGTATTGGAATTCCTATGCTGAAGCAGAGTGTAAGGATGGAGCTCTGGATGTGGGAGAGT GCTGTACTCGTACGTCTTTGAACCTG GGAATATGCTAA
- the LOC128769377 gene encoding 4-trimethylaminobutyraldehyde dehydrogenase B-like: protein MLRRLAALVRRPMAETALSPGVRFASSASLDIKEPLNFWAGRRRSSKGRNGDEKVFEPATGRVLCVLESCGSAEVDLAVSAAKSAFDVWSKTSGMERARIMIRAAHIIENRREEIAEMEVVNNGKSITEARLDVDSARLCLEYFAGLATTLAGQHVQLPGGSFAYTRREPLGVCVGIGAWNYPFQIAAWKSAPALACGNSMVFKPSPVTPVTAVLLAEIYSQAGAPEGLFNVVQGGQETGSLLCLHPDVAKVSFTGSVPTGKKIMEMASRGVKPVTLELGGKSPLIIFQDSDLENAVSGALMANFLSQGQVCSNGTRVFVQREILPKFVEEVVKRTKAIQIGDPLLESTRMGALVSKAHLDKVLKYVDQAKREGAAVLCGGEPFLPSDPKLQGGYYMTPCVLGNCTDEMTCVKEEIFGPVMSVLSFETEEEVLRRANHSDLGLAAGVFTKDVTRAHRVVEQLKAGSCFINNYNITPVEVPFGGFKMSGIGRENGQVTIEYYSQLKTVYVEMGKVDSLF from the exons ATGCTCCGCAGACTCGCTGCGCTGGTGCGGAGACCCATGGCGGAAACCGCGCTGTCACCCGGGGTCAGGTTCGCCTCCTCGGCCTCGCTGGACATCAAGGAACCGCTGAATTTCTGGGCTGGGAGACGGAGATCAAGCAAAGGAAGGAATGGTGACGAAAAAGTGTTCGAGCCTGCAACAG gccgtgtgttgtgtgttttggagtCATGTGGGTCAGCAGAGGTCGACCTGGCCGTCAGTGCGGCCAAGTCGGCTTTCGACGTCTGGAGCAAGACATCCGGGATGGAGAGAGCGCGGATAATGATCCGAGCGGCGCACATCATTGAG AACAGAAGAGAGGAAATCGCGGAAATGGAGGTGGTCAACAATGGAAAGTCCATCACCGAAGCCCGTCTGGATGTGGACTCGGCCCGACTCTGCCTGGAGTACTTTGCCGGTCTGGCTACCACTTTGGCAG GTCAGCACGTCCAGCTGCCTGGGGGGTCCTTTGCGTACACTCGGCGGGAGCCTTTGGGTGTTTGTGTTGGCATCGGAGCTTGGAATTATCCCTTCCAGATTGCCGCCTGGAAGTCAGCCCCAGCTCTGGCGTGTG GGAACTCCATGGTGTTCAAACCGTCACCGGTGACTCCTGTGACGGCAGTGCTGCTGGCAGAGATCTACTCCCAGGCTGGAGCTCCAGAGGGGCTCTTCAACGTGGTGCAGGGGGGGCAGGAGACCGGCAGCCTGCTGTGCCTCCACCCTGATGTGGCAAAGGTGTCGTTCACTGGCAGCGTGCCCACTGGCAAGAAG ATCATGGAAATGGCCTCCAGAGGGGTGAAGCCTGTGACGTTGGAACTCGGAGGAAAGTCTCCTCTCATCATATTCCAGGACAGCGATTTGGAGAACGCCGTCAGTGGAGCACTCATGGCCAACTTCCTCTCTCAGGGACAG GTTTGTAGCAACGGTACAAGAGTCTTTGTCCAAAGAGAAATTCTCCCCAAATTTGTGGAGGAGGTTGTGAAACGGACGAAGGCCATTCAGATCGGGGATCCCCTCTTGGAGAGCACCAGGATGGGAGCACTGGTCAGCAAGGCACACCTCGACAAAGTTCTCAAATATGTTGATCAAGCAAAGCGAGAG GGAGCAGCTGTGTTGTGTGGAGGGGAACCTTTCTTGCCCTCTGACCCCAAACTCCAGGGTGGATACTACATGacaccatgtgttttgg gcaactGCACAGATGAGATGACGTGTGTGAAGGAGGAGATCTTCGGGCCCGTCATGTCTGTGCTGTCCTTTGAAacggaggaggaggtgctgAGGAGAGCCAACCACAGCGACCTGGGACTAGCAGCTGGAGTTTTCACAAA GGACGTGACGCGAGCCCATCGTGTGGTCGAACAGCTGAAGGCGGGTTCCTGTTTCATCAACAACTACAATATCACTCCCGTGGAGGTTCCGTTTGGGGGCTTCAAAATGTCTG GGATCGGACGGGAGAACGGCCAGGTGACCATTGAGTACTACTCTCAGCTGAAGACCGTCTACGTGGAGATGGGGAAGGTGGACAGCCTCTTTTAG